The following proteins come from a genomic window of Synechococcus sp. NB0720_010:
- a CDS encoding lysylphosphatidylglycerol synthase transmembrane domain-containing protein → MRRRWLFGLVAALAIYLGLTTAFGIQEVSATLGQLHWRWWILAPAICLGSHLVLIGRWSYYLRQLGFPLSLKPAAKIYAAGLALIAAPGRSGEAVRGLWLQRRHGFPLTVGVGITLAERLADLASALLVLSWGLGEQVWIAMLIGLAVLGVGGWVLTHPRVLRRLEHWLESLPLHQRWNGLIRLLREALLAMGRMRQLMKPKPLIAGTLLACVCWMIEAGLLVALYHALGVELSLHQTAVIRTATGLGGVISLLPAGLGTSEATSIGLAMLYGADRSQALAVTLLLRLCTLAIPCLVGVLALMRQPDLSRAAQSR, encoded by the coding sequence ATGCGGCGCCGTTGGCTCTTTGGGTTGGTCGCAGCCCTAGCGATTTACCTCGGACTGACCACGGCCTTTGGAATCCAGGAGGTCAGCGCGACCCTGGGGCAACTGCACTGGCGCTGGTGGATCCTGGCGCCCGCCATCTGCCTGGGTAGCCATCTGGTGCTGATCGGGCGCTGGTCCTATTACCTGCGCCAACTGGGCTTTCCCCTGTCCCTGAAACCCGCCGCAAAGATCTACGCCGCAGGCCTGGCCTTGATTGCAGCCCCCGGCCGCAGCGGCGAGGCGGTGCGCGGCCTCTGGCTGCAGCGGCGCCACGGCTTCCCGCTGACCGTGGGTGTGGGCATCACCTTGGCCGAGCGCCTGGCGGATCTCGCCAGTGCGCTACTGGTGCTCAGCTGGGGCCTTGGGGAGCAGGTCTGGATCGCCATGCTGATTGGCCTGGCGGTCCTCGGGGTCGGTGGCTGGGTGTTGACCCACCCGCGGGTCCTGCGGCGCCTGGAGCATTGGCTCGAGAGTTTGCCCCTGCATCAACGCTGGAACGGCCTGATTCGGCTGCTGCGGGAAGCGCTGCTGGCCATGGGCCGGATGCGCCAGTTGATGAAACCCAAGCCCCTGATCGCCGGCACCCTGCTGGCCTGCGTCTGCTGGATGATCGAGGCAGGCCTGCTGGTGGCGCTGTATCACGCCCTGGGCGTTGAGCTGAGCCTGCACCAAACCGCCGTGATCCGCACCGCGACCGGCCTCGGCGGGGTGATCTCGCTGCTGCCGGCAGGTTTGGGCACCAGTGAGGCCACCTCGATTGGCCTGGCGATGCTCTACGGGGCCGATCGCTCCCAGGCCCTGGCGGTGACGCTGCTGCTTCGTCTCTGCACCCTCGCCATCCCCTGCCTAGTCGGAGTCCTGGCGCTGATGCGCCAACCGGATCTCAGCCGAGCCGCGCAATCACGCTGA
- a CDS encoding glycosyltransferase: MTAPSQQIHFRQRNRTYYADLERLHQLLVPPGLRVLEVGCGSGDLLAHLQPAHGVGIELDPDVAAVARERHPELRILATNAETMTPASIGETQPFDVILLPNTLNTLQDVQGVLERLEAFCHPRTRLVVSFHNWLWQPLLKTAERLGQRQPQPPESWLTPNDVRNLLDLASWEVLKEGQRCLVPRQIPLITPLANRWLSQLPLIDNLGLTHWMVARPARQQRQNPSVSVVIPARNEAGNIAPAIERLPELGRFTEVIFVEGHSSDNTWEEIERVCATYQGPMRLKKFRQTGKGKADAVWLGFDQAEGDVLMILDADLTVRPEDLPRFAQAMADGRGEFVNGCRLVYPRSWEAMPPLNTAANRFFAAAFSWLLRQRLKDTLCGTKVIWKDDYERLKAGRSYFGDFDPFGDFDLLFGASKLNLKIVEVPVRYQERSYGSSNIAHVKEGLILGQMCLYAARKLRFIP, from the coding sequence ATGACCGCCCCGAGCCAGCAGATCCACTTCCGCCAGCGCAACCGCACCTATTACGCCGACCTGGAGCGTCTGCACCAACTGCTGGTGCCACCGGGCCTGCGGGTGCTGGAGGTGGGCTGCGGCAGCGGCGATCTGCTGGCCCATCTGCAACCGGCCCATGGGGTGGGCATCGAGCTGGATCCAGATGTCGCCGCTGTTGCCCGCGAGCGGCACCCGGAGCTCCGGATCCTGGCGACCAACGCCGAGACGATGACCCCGGCGTCCATCGGCGAAACCCAGCCGTTCGATGTGATCCTGCTGCCGAACACCCTGAACACGCTGCAGGACGTGCAAGGAGTGCTGGAGCGGCTCGAGGCCTTTTGCCACCCGCGTACACGCCTGGTGGTGAGTTTCCACAATTGGCTCTGGCAACCGCTACTGAAGACCGCCGAGCGCCTGGGTCAACGGCAACCGCAACCGCCCGAGAGCTGGCTGACCCCCAACGACGTCCGCAACCTGCTGGATCTTGCGAGCTGGGAGGTGCTCAAAGAGGGCCAGCGCTGCTTGGTCCCGCGCCAGATTCCCTTGATCACCCCCTTGGCGAACCGTTGGCTGAGCCAACTGCCGCTGATCGACAACCTGGGGCTGACCCATTGGATGGTGGCCCGGCCGGCCCGTCAGCAGCGCCAGAACCCCAGCGTCAGCGTGGTCATCCCGGCCCGCAACGAAGCCGGAAACATCGCACCGGCGATTGAGCGGTTGCCGGAACTGGGCCGCTTCACCGAGGTGATCTTTGTCGAGGGGCATTCCTCCGACAACACCTGGGAGGAGATCGAGCGGGTCTGCGCGACCTACCAAGGCCCGATGCGCCTGAAGAAATTCCGCCAGACCGGCAAGGGCAAAGCCGATGCGGTCTGGCTGGGCTTTGATCAGGCCGAGGGGGATGTGCTGATGATCCTCGATGCCGATCTGACCGTCAGGCCGGAGGATCTGCCGCGCTTCGCCCAGGCCATGGCCGATGGACGCGGGGAGTTCGTCAACGGCTGCCGCCTGGTCTACCCCCGCAGCTGGGAGGCGATGCCACCGCTGAACACGGCAGCCAACCGCTTTTTTGCCGCCGCCTTCTCCTGGTTGCTGCGTCAACGGCTCAAGGACACCCTCTGCGGCACGAAGGTGATCTGGAAGGACGACTACGAACGGCTCAAGGCCGGTCGCAGTTACTTCGGTGACTTCGACCCCTTTGGAGACTTTGACCTGCTGTTTGGCGCCAGCAAGTTGAACCTGAAGATCGTGGAGGTCCCAGTTCGCTACCAAGAGCGCAGCTACGGGAGCTCGAACATCGCCCACGTCAAAGAAGGCCTGATCCTGGGTCAGATGTGTCTCTATGCCGCCCGCAAGTTGCGGTTCATTCCCTGA
- a CDS encoding glycosyltransferase family 39 protein, with product MDLGTQPQRQLNRRDGLLLLALWLLCLLLDGLWIQQHQAPPAWDQGDHLSRALGVWQVLSQPAPWSGDWWHSLWAQAPSYRGPLTYVLSAPVLQLLGPSFSSAMASGAVFNGILLLSCYGQGRQLHSRHAGLWAALFVATAPALLNQRTDYLIDLSLTAVMTGSWWILSQRRWFVAGRRWLWTVLSGIGLGLVALTRPTGLVLLWLPLLLFLIGGLRAARRGQWRPLLHGATASVIAWLLVWPWFSQNWLTILSTINKARQWGVAYQDGLEANSLEGWLYYLKLLPAMLGSSLTALVLVGGVIALVERRPQLHPDKTWLIWWLSFPLGGLLICILMTSKDFRFVLPLLPQLAIALALIVASVERRWAPLWQGALVLVALLGALWSQFGWGPKLSSFPPHRPNPQGGWPIEAIVARVRSTSPNQLSTLAVLPDSEGLNAFNLEAEGRRQQFRLAARQTVAPKERLEEELSNFDWFLRKGGDQGVMSDERQARQSELLQNSPHFEQVGSWPLPDGSQAQLLRRKQLSVRTAAISCPAKLSGSITAIPGGLDVRVSGPSATLQGSKLLLTLRQGEQRLEADQALGQGLLRLPKGCLEVQQQLALSDGANSDGAWSAELQLLKANGQRQAVQLPADQAVLLQPRQGDPGERTANRVALLRQLGGQLRRGELDSLFSKVGQLNQSDPEQVYLSDAETILRARLQDDPGDLNDLYSLALAQALQRHADDAAQTLTQIKALDPSNPNALLGLGVVELYRFRPAQAQVALDQAAKMSPNNSTLRTLRIVASALRLDLPQTLHLLRS from the coding sequence ATGGACCTTGGTACGCAGCCCCAGCGGCAACTGAACCGGCGCGATGGCCTGCTGCTGCTGGCCCTGTGGCTGCTCTGCCTGCTGCTGGACGGCCTTTGGATTCAGCAGCACCAGGCCCCGCCGGCCTGGGACCAAGGCGATCACCTCAGCCGTGCCCTGGGGGTCTGGCAGGTCCTGAGCCAGCCGGCCCCCTGGAGCGGGGACTGGTGGCACAGCCTCTGGGCCCAGGCCCCCAGCTACCGCGGCCCGCTGACCTACGTGCTCAGTGCACCCGTTCTGCAGCTGCTCGGCCCGAGCTTCAGCAGTGCTATGGCCTCCGGCGCCGTCTTCAACGGGATCCTGCTGCTGAGCTGCTACGGCCAAGGCCGGCAACTGCACAGCCGCCACGCGGGGCTCTGGGCCGCCCTGTTTGTGGCGACAGCCCCGGCCCTGCTGAATCAACGCACCGACTACCTGATCGACCTGAGCCTGACGGCGGTCATGACCGGCAGCTGGTGGATCCTGAGCCAGCGGCGCTGGTTTGTAGCCGGCCGTCGCTGGCTCTGGACCGTCCTCAGCGGAATCGGACTGGGGCTGGTGGCCCTGACCCGGCCGACGGGCTTGGTGCTGCTCTGGCTCCCCCTGCTGCTGTTCCTGATCGGGGGCCTGCGCGCGGCGCGGCGCGGCCAATGGCGGCCTTTGCTGCACGGCGCCACGGCCAGCGTCATCGCCTGGCTCCTGGTCTGGCCCTGGTTCAGCCAGAACTGGCTGACCATCCTGAGCACCATCAACAAGGCCCGCCAGTGGGGGGTCGCCTACCAGGACGGCCTGGAGGCCAACAGCCTGGAGGGTTGGCTCTACTACCTGAAATTGCTGCCGGCAATGCTGGGCAGCAGCCTGACGGCGCTGGTGCTGGTGGGCGGAGTCATCGCGCTGGTGGAGCGCAGACCGCAACTCCACCCAGACAAGACCTGGCTGATCTGGTGGCTGAGCTTTCCCCTGGGGGGACTGCTGATCTGCATCCTGATGACCAGCAAGGACTTCCGCTTCGTCCTGCCCCTGCTGCCGCAGCTGGCCATTGCCTTGGCCTTGATCGTCGCCAGCGTCGAGCGCCGCTGGGCACCCCTTTGGCAGGGGGCGCTGGTGCTGGTCGCGCTGCTGGGGGCGCTCTGGAGCCAATTCGGCTGGGGACCCAAGCTCAGCAGCTTTCCGCCCCACCGCCCCAACCCCCAGGGGGGCTGGCCCATCGAGGCGATCGTGGCCCGCGTCCGCAGCACCAGCCCCAATCAGCTCTCGACCCTGGCGGTGCTCCCGGACAGTGAAGGCCTCAACGCCTTCAACCTCGAAGCCGAGGGACGGCGCCAGCAGTTCCGCCTGGCCGCCCGCCAGACCGTGGCCCCCAAGGAGCGACTGGAGGAAGAACTCAGCAACTTCGACTGGTTCCTCCGCAAAGGCGGAGACCAGGGGGTGATGAGCGATGAGCGGCAGGCCCGCCAAAGCGAACTGCTGCAGAACTCGCCCCACTTCGAGCAGGTGGGCAGCTGGCCCCTGCCCGATGGCAGCCAGGCGCAACTGCTGCGCCGCAAGCAACTGAGCGTGCGCACCGCAGCGATCAGCTGCCCGGCCAAGCTCAGCGGCTCGATCACGGCGATTCCAGGTGGCCTGGATGTCCGGGTCTCAGGGCCCAGCGCCACCCTGCAGGGATCCAAGCTGCTGCTGACCCTGCGCCAAGGGGAGCAACGGCTCGAAGCCGACCAGGCCCTGGGCCAGGGCCTGCTGCGCTTACCCAAGGGATGCCTCGAAGTTCAGCAACAGCTGGCCCTGAGTGACGGTGCCAACAGCGACGGGGCCTGGAGCGCTGAGCTGCAACTGCTGAAGGCCAATGGCCAGCGGCAGGCCGTCCAGCTGCCGGCCGATCAAGCAGTGCTGCTCCAACCCAGGCAGGGCGATCCCGGTGAACGCACGGCCAACCGCGTCGCCCTGCTGCGTCAGCTGGGGGGACAACTGCGCCGCGGCGAACTGGACAGCCTCTTCTCCAAGGTCGGACAGCTCAACCAAAGCGACCCGGAGCAGGTCTATTTGAGCGACGCCGAGACGATCCTGCGGGCCCGGCTCCAGGACGATCCCGGTGACCTGAACGACCTCTACAGCCTGGCTCTAGCCCAGGCCCTGCAGCGCCACGCCGACGATGCGGCGCAGACCTTGACCCAGATCAAGGCCCTGGATCCCTCCAATCCGAATGCACTGCTGGGGCTTGGAGTCGTGGAGCTTTATCGCTTTCGGCCCGCCCAAGCGCAGGTCGCGCTGGATCAAGCAGCGAAGATGAGCCCCAACAACTCCACCCTGCGCACCCTGCGCATCGTGGCCAGTGCCCTGCGCCTGGATCTGCCCCAGACCCTCCACCTGCTTCGTTCATGA
- a CDS encoding glycosyltransferase family 39 protein: MPLLLSIAPRSYLAHDEGYYALQARWIQESGQWLAPLWWDQPLFDRTVGLQWLIASSQQLFGASSWAAHLPSLLAAALALVFTAGLAHRLLGPGLGWLSAAVLALTPLFINYAHLASQDMPLLALELLGGLALLRADKRSRGWSFAAGAWLGPAFLIKGFMVALPVLALLPFLLLRRRVLLRSAAFWSGLLLGWLPVGLWLGLSLQHYGAGVVGGLLDKLLFLSESDVYSAGPLYYFWNIPANCAPWSLVALAGLVWGMRRWRSEQGLLLLIYPLGLLLLLSCFRTKTPYYGLQLTPFLAIWAASGLRLFAQSGIARPRAIAWSVAGLGLLLCLAGALVLLPGNLLQVEIPPLAPALLGLAALALGLSWAMLPQQRTPKRVLAAVLIGPWLALSLLVQGGLFSDRSPALRQALSDGAIQPLLAAEPVAVISGSPLSGEAHAQLILLALGTPQLGAKVESAAALEPGRLAWIETAALQDSANRELIPLASGDDLAPWTLVRSPSGN, translated from the coding sequence ATGCCGCTGCTGCTGAGCATTGCGCCCCGCAGCTACCTGGCCCATGACGAGGGCTACTACGCCCTCCAGGCCCGCTGGATCCAAGAGAGCGGCCAGTGGCTCGCGCCCCTCTGGTGGGATCAACCGCTGTTTGATCGCACGGTCGGTTTGCAGTGGCTGATCGCCAGCAGCCAGCAGCTTTTCGGTGCCAGCAGCTGGGCCGCGCACCTGCCCTCCCTGCTCGCGGCTGCCCTGGCTCTGGTGTTCACCGCAGGCCTGGCCCATCGCCTGCTGGGCCCAGGACTGGGCTGGCTCAGTGCCGCCGTGCTGGCGCTCACACCACTTTTTATTAACTACGCCCACCTGGCCAGCCAGGACATGCCCCTACTGGCGCTCGAACTGCTGGGGGGCCTGGCCCTGCTTCGAGCAGACAAACGGTCCCGCGGCTGGAGCTTCGCCGCGGGGGCCTGGCTGGGACCCGCCTTTTTGATCAAGGGCTTCATGGTCGCCCTACCGGTGCTGGCCCTGCTGCCCTTCCTGCTGTTGCGGCGGCGTGTCCTGCTGCGCTCAGCCGCCTTCTGGTCCGGGCTTCTGCTGGGCTGGCTGCCCGTCGGGCTCTGGCTAGGCCTGAGCCTGCAGCACTACGGGGCTGGCGTCGTCGGAGGACTGCTGGACAAGCTGCTGTTCCTCTCGGAAAGCGACGTCTACAGCGCCGGTCCCCTCTATTACTTCTGGAACATCCCAGCCAACTGCGCGCCCTGGAGCCTGGTGGCACTCGCCGGGCTGGTCTGGGGCATGAGGCGCTGGCGCTCGGAGCAGGGGCTGCTGCTGCTGATCTATCCGCTCGGTCTACTGCTGCTGCTGAGTTGCTTCCGCACCAAGACGCCCTACTACGGCCTGCAGCTCACGCCCTTTCTGGCGATCTGGGCCGCCAGCGGCCTGCGGCTGTTCGCGCAATCCGGCATCGCCCGGCCGCGGGCCATCGCCTGGAGCGTCGCGGGCCTTGGGCTGTTGCTCTGCCTGGCCGGGGCGCTGGTGCTGCTCCCCGGAAACCTGCTCCAAGTCGAGATCCCGCCCCTGGCGCCAGCGCTGCTGGGTCTGGCGGCCCTGGCCCTGGGCCTGAGCTGGGCGATGCTGCCCCAGCAACGGACCCCGAAACGCGTCCTGGCCGCCGTGTTGATCGGCCCCTGGCTGGCCCTGAGCCTGCTGGTGCAGGGGGGCCTGTTCAGCGATCGTTCTCCAGCGCTGCGCCAGGCCCTCAGCGATGGCGCGATCCAACCGCTGCTGGCCGCAGAACCGGTCGCGGTCATCAGCGGCAGCCCCCTGAGCGGCGAGGCCCATGCCCAGCTGATCCTGCTGGCCCTGGGGACACCACAGTTGGGAGCAAAGGTGGAGAGCGCGGCGGCGCTGGAGCCAGGCCGCTTGGCCTGGATTGAGACAGCGGCCCTGCAGGATTCCGCCAATCGCGAGCTGATCCCCCTGGCCTCGGGCGATGATCTGGCCCCATGGACCTTGGTACGCAGCCCCAGCGGCAACTGA
- a CDS encoding iron uptake porin: protein MKLFQKLLLAPAALGLLAPVAANAADVNIAGLSQYGTEEQVTSITQFSDVQPTDWAYQALSNLIERYGCVAGYPNGTYRGNRAMTRYEAAALLNACLDRITEVTDELKRLMKEFERELAVLRGRVDGLEARVGELEATQFSTTTKLRGLATFVVGGNSFSGTQYGNPVNTVTLPGGVGGFGTAPGIVTPTASSGLTADGLPMNPNQANAVLGIPNSQSNRRTLGATTFNYDVRLILDSSFTGSDLLRTVLRAGNFLGANGSAYGQGLTFLETAFEEPAGDNVVGINRLFYNFPVGKSFSVTVGPRVRVDDAGMLGMWPSVYPADTVLDFFTYAGSPGAYNLNGFGGGAGLTYSDVLGAKGVTLSTNYVSSNAGDGNPNNGGLMTEGSSSASVTQLAYTGGKFPVIGGSAWGLAAAYTYAQNMGLPSGTILATRFGTAGSNNSVGISGYWVPENTGWIPSVSTGWGTTASESSTIWNNTKWARSNSWYLGLQWPDTFVKGNDLGMAVGQAPFMTTNGGGNSTDGYAKVAGTNGNLDSNYMWEWWYKFQVTDNITVTPALYYIQNYDGQIGKINISNGQYNASSNVFGGLLKTTFKF, encoded by the coding sequence ATGAAACTGTTCCAGAAGCTTCTTCTGGCGCCTGCAGCTCTGGGCCTTCTGGCTCCCGTTGCTGCAAACGCCGCTGACGTCAACATCGCTGGCCTGAGCCAGTACGGCACCGAAGAGCAGGTGACTTCGATCACCCAGTTCTCCGACGTGCAGCCCACCGACTGGGCCTATCAGGCACTGAGCAACCTGATCGAGCGCTACGGCTGCGTCGCTGGCTACCCCAACGGCACCTACCGCGGCAACCGTGCGATGACCCGCTATGAAGCGGCCGCACTGCTGAACGCTTGCCTCGACCGGATCACTGAGGTGACCGACGAGCTGAAGCGCCTGATGAAGGAATTCGAGCGTGAGCTGGCTGTGCTCCGCGGCCGCGTGGACGGCCTCGAGGCCCGCGTGGGCGAACTGGAAGCAACCCAGTTCTCCACCACCACCAAGCTGCGTGGTCTGGCCACCTTCGTGGTGGGCGGTAACAGCTTCAGCGGCACCCAGTACGGCAATCCTGTCAACACTGTGACCCTGCCTGGTGGTGTGGGTGGCTTCGGCACTGCTCCGGGAATCGTCACTCCAACTGCTTCTTCTGGGTTGACCGCTGACGGCCTGCCTATGAATCCCAACCAGGCAAATGCTGTCCTGGGGATTCCTAACTCTCAGTCGAACCGTCGCACCCTTGGCGCAACGACTTTTAACTACGACGTCCGCCTGATTCTGGACTCCAGCTTCACGGGCAGCGATCTTCTTCGCACCGTCCTGCGTGCCGGCAACTTCCTCGGGGCTAACGGCTCTGCTTACGGACAAGGTTTGACCTTCCTCGAAACTGCGTTTGAGGAGCCCGCTGGTGACAACGTTGTCGGCATCAACCGACTTTTTTATAACTTCCCAGTTGGGAAGAGCTTCAGTGTCACGGTCGGTCCGCGAGTCCGCGTTGATGATGCTGGCATGCTCGGCATGTGGCCCAGCGTCTATCCCGCTGACACGGTCCTCGACTTCTTCACTTATGCAGGCTCGCCTGGCGCTTACAACCTGAATGGTTTCGGCGGTGGTGCTGGTCTCACCTACAGCGACGTTCTCGGTGCCAAGGGCGTGACCCTCAGCACCAACTACGTCTCCTCTAACGCTGGTGACGGCAACCCCAATAACGGCGGACTCATGACTGAGGGGTCCTCCTCGGCATCCGTTACTCAGTTGGCCTATACCGGGGGTAAGTTCCCCGTGATTGGTGGTAGCGCCTGGGGTCTGGCAGCTGCATACACCTATGCCCAAAACATGGGTCTTCCTTCAGGCACGATTCTCGCTACGAGGTTCGGAACTGCAGGTAGCAATAACAGTGTCGGTATCAGCGGATACTGGGTCCCCGAGAACACCGGTTGGATTCCTTCGGTCAGCACTGGTTGGGGCACCACCGCTAGTGAGTCATCGACCATCTGGAACAACACCAAATGGGCTCGAAGCAACTCTTGGTACCTTGGTCTCCAGTGGCCTGACACCTTCGTGAAGGGCAATGACCTTGGCATGGCCGTTGGTCAGGCTCCCTTCATGACGACCAACGGTGGTGGTAACAGCACCGATGGTTATGCCAAGGTCGCGGGTACTAACGGCAACCTCGACTCCAACTACATGTGGGAGTGGTGGTACAAGTTCCAGGTGACCGACAACATCACCGTGACCCCGGCTCTGTACTACATCCAGAACTACGACGGTCAGATCGGCAAGATCAACATCAGCAATGGCCAATACAATGCTTCCAGCAATGTGTTCGGCGGCCTGCTGAAGACCACCTTCAAGTTCTGA
- a CDS encoding iron uptake porin, which produces MKLFQKLLLAPAALGLLAPVAANAADVNIAGLSQYGTEEQVTSITQFSDVQPTDWAYQALSNLIERYGCVAGYPNGTYRGNRAMTRYEAAALLNACLDRITEVTDELKRLMKEFERELAVLRGRVDGLEARVGELEATQFSTTTKLRGQATFVLGANSFGGTQYGNQVNLKLPGAAGRLINAVPGGVQVDPRAFGATATVNGAQVDAGNALIGINQGALAEIGTPQYNKANYGATVFNYDVRLNFDTSFTGKDLLRTTLRSGNFFGNGTTGISPYGIGLTFLEVATNSANVANTVEVNRLFYNFPVGKSFSVTAGALVRMDDAGMLGMWPSVYPADTVLDFFTYAGAPGAYNTGGGLGSGAGFTYNDVLGAKGVTLSTNYVSANGNVGNPNVGGGGIMTEGSSSTSVTQLGFTGDKAPLVGGSAWGFAAAYAYSQNMALPVGTPLALTTGVGALGQGVSSNNVGLSGYWVPENTGWIPSVSTGWGITSFNLNTPKNNVLGLNTTRNPQANSWYVGLQWPDTFVKGNDLGMAVGQAPFITKNAGGNTSSLSGINGNLDSNYMWEWWYKFQVTDNITVTPALYYINNYGGQLGKINISNGSYSAKNDVFGGLLKTTFKF; this is translated from the coding sequence ATGAAACTGTTCCAGAAGCTTCTTCTGGCGCCTGCAGCTCTGGGCCTTCTGGCTCCTGTTGCTGCAAACGCCGCTGATGTCAACATCGCTGGCCTGAGCCAGTACGGCACCGAAGAGCAGGTGACTTCGATCACCCAGTTCTCCGACGTGCAGCCCACCGACTGGGCTTATCAGGCACTGAGCAACCTGATCGAGCGCTACGGCTGCGTCGCTGGCTACCCCAACGGCACTTACCGCGGCAACCGTGCGATGACCCGCTATGAAGCGGCCGCACTGCTGAACGCTTGCCTCGACCGGATCACTGAGGTGACCGACGAGCTGAAGCGCCTGATGAAGGAATTCGAGCGTGAGCTGGCTGTGCTCCGCGGCCGCGTGGACGGCCTCGAAGCCCGCGTGGGCGAACTGGAAGCAACCCAGTTCTCCACCACCACCAAGCTGCGTGGTCAGGCCACCTTCGTGCTGGGCGCCAACAGCTTTGGCGGTACTCAGTACGGCAACCAGGTCAATCTCAAGCTTCCCGGAGCTGCCGGCCGTTTGATCAACGCCGTCCCTGGTGGCGTTCAGGTTGATCCTCGTGCCTTCGGCGCAACCGCAACCGTCAACGGTGCGCAAGTTGACGCTGGCAATGCACTGATTGGTATCAATCAGGGCGCTCTCGCCGAGATCGGTACTCCTCAGTACAACAAGGCCAACTACGGCGCGACCGTCTTCAACTACGACGTTCGTCTGAACTTCGACACCAGCTTCACCGGCAAGGACCTGCTCCGCACCACCCTGCGTAGCGGCAACTTCTTCGGCAACGGCACCACCGGCATCAGCCCCTACGGCATCGGTCTCACCTTCCTGGAGGTGGCCACCAACTCCGCCAACGTTGCGAACACGGTTGAAGTCAACCGCTTGTTCTACAACTTCCCCGTCGGCAAGAGCTTCAGCGTGACCGCTGGCGCCCTGGTCCGCATGGACGACGCTGGCATGCTCGGCATGTGGCCCAGCGTTTACCCCGCTGACACCGTCCTCGACTTCTTCACCTACGCCGGTGCACCTGGCGCTTACAACACCGGTGGTGGCCTCGGCTCCGGTGCTGGTTTCACCTACAACGACGTGCTCGGTGCCAAGGGCGTGACCCTCAGCACCAACTATGTGTCGGCTAACGGCAATGTTGGTAACCCCAACGTTGGCGGCGGCGGCATCATGACCGAGGGCTCCAGCAGCACCTCTGTGACCCAGCTGGGCTTCACCGGTGACAAGGCTCCCCTGGTTGGTGGTAGCGCATGGGGCTTCGCGGCCGCCTACGCCTACAGCCAGAACATGGCTCTGCCCGTCGGCACTCCTCTGGCTCTGACCACCGGCGTTGGCGCGCTGGGTCAAGGTGTCTCCAGCAACAACGTTGGCCTCAGTGGCTACTGGGTGCCTGAGAACACCGGTTGGATTCCTTCCGTCAGCACCGGTTGGGGCATCACCAGCTTCAACCTGAACACACCCAAGAACAATGTTCTGGGTCTGAATACCACCCGGAACCCTCAGGCCAACTCCTGGTATGTGGGTCTGCAGTGGCCTGACACCTTCGTGAAGGGCAACGATCTGGGTATGGCCGTTGGTCAGGCTCCGTTCATCACCAAGAACGCCGGTGGCAACACCTCCAGCCTCTCGGGTATCAACGGAAACCTCGACTCCAACTACATGTGGGAGTGGTGGTACAAGTTCCAGGTCACCGACAACATCACCGTGACCCCCGCTCTGTACTACATCAACAACTACGGCGGTCAGCTCGGCAAGATCAACATCTCGAATGGCTCTTATAGCGCCAAGAACGATGTGTTCGGCGGCCTGCTGAAGACCACCTTCAAGTTCTGA